A single window of Sphingobacterium sp. ML3W DNA harbors:
- the trpC gene encoding indole-3-glycerol phosphate synthase TrpC — protein MTILDKIVERKHVEVREAKAKISIEELSQYPLFNRTCYSLKESILDSRRTGIISEYKRASPSKGIINDTNSVSEVVKGYQDAGASAISVLTDADFFQGSLDDLKAARAVLTIPLLRKEFIVDKYQIAEAKAYGADIILLIAACLSTEKVKELSFYAKSLGLNVLLEVHNEEELNRNLFETIDAIGVNNRNLKDFTVSLSHSYDLVDKIPNSYIKISESGISDPATIRDLKKAGYHSFLIGETFMKTTDPGKALVEFIKEI, from the coding sequence ATGACAATTTTAGATAAAATAGTTGAAAGGAAGCACGTCGAAGTCAGAGAAGCTAAGGCAAAAATTTCAATTGAAGAACTAAGCCAGTATCCACTTTTTAACAGGACGTGTTACTCCTTAAAAGAATCAATACTTGATTCGCGAAGAACTGGAATTATTTCAGAATACAAAAGAGCCTCACCATCAAAGGGTATTATCAACGATACAAATAGCGTTTCCGAAGTTGTAAAAGGGTATCAAGACGCTGGAGCATCTGCAATATCTGTCTTAACAGATGCAGATTTTTTTCAAGGTAGTTTGGACGATTTAAAAGCAGCTCGTGCCGTATTGACCATACCATTGCTTCGTAAAGAATTTATTGTAGATAAATATCAAATTGCAGAGGCAAAAGCCTATGGTGCTGATATTATTCTACTTATTGCAGCATGTTTGTCCACTGAGAAAGTTAAAGAGCTTTCCTTTTATGCAAAGTCTCTTGGCTTAAATGTGCTACTGGAGGTTCATAATGAAGAAGAGTTAAATCGTAATTTGTTTGAAACAATAGATGCCATCGGTGTTAATAACCGGAATTTAAAAGACTTCACAGTATCACTAAGTCATTCCTATGATTTAGTCGATAAGATTCCAAACTCTTACATAAAAATATCCGAAAGTGGAATTTCAGACCCTGCTACTATCCGTGATTTAAAAAAAGCCGGCTACCACTCTTTTCTCATTGGAGAAACCTTCATGAAGACTACTGATCCAGGTAAAGCCCTGGTTGAATTTATAAAAGAAATCTAA
- a CDS encoding anthranilate synthase component II — MSNHKILVIDNYDSFTYNLVHLLQECDQEYTVWRNDKFNLEDVAEFNKILLSPGPGIPEEAGLLLEVIRKYAETKSILGICLGQQAIAEVFGGKLYNMPRPLHGVATDLIITDPSEKLFEGYTNHSKIARYHSWAVEPSSLPDTLKVTATDEDGVIMALSHKKLDVKGLQFHPESVLTENGKKIIENWLKN; from the coding sequence ATGAGCAATCATAAAATATTAGTAATCGATAACTACGATTCATTTACGTACAATTTAGTTCATTTGTTACAAGAGTGTGATCAAGAGTATACGGTTTGGAGAAATGATAAATTCAATTTAGAAGATGTAGCGGAATTCAACAAGATTTTACTATCACCAGGTCCTGGCATTCCCGAAGAAGCTGGCTTATTATTAGAGGTTATCCGTAAGTACGCAGAAACTAAAAGCATATTGGGAATCTGTCTTGGTCAACAGGCCATCGCAGAAGTTTTTGGCGGGAAACTCTATAATATGCCTAGACCTTTACACGGTGTTGCAACAGATTTAATCATTACAGACCCATCTGAAAAATTGTTCGAAGGTTATACCAACCATAGTAAAATTGCACGCTACCATTCTTGGGCAGTAGAACCTTCATCACTTCCCGATACACTTAAGGTAACAGCTACAGATGAAGATGGTGTCATTATGGCCCTATCTCATAAAAAACTCGATGTTAAAGGGTTACAATTTCATCCTGAATCAGTCTTAACTGAAAATGGTAAAAAAATAATTGAAAATTGGTTAAAAAATTAA
- a CDS encoding chorismate mutase, whose product MIRPLEYCDNLSHVRSSIDCIDYRIIELIAQRAKYVQQAAQYKSSLEEVKADQRVINMFEQRSEWANSLHIEATLVENIFQTIIKHFFNLETEIFHEQS is encoded by the coding sequence ATGATTAGACCTTTAGAGTATTGTGATAACCTATCACACGTTCGTAGTTCAATAGATTGTATCGATTATAGGATCATTGAACTTATTGCACAACGTGCAAAATATGTGCAACAAGCCGCTCAATATAAATCTTCATTAGAAGAAGTTAAAGCGGATCAAAGAGTAATCAATATGTTCGAACAGAGAAGTGAGTGGGCCAATTCCTTACATATTGAAGCAACACTGGTAGAAAATATATTCCAGACTATTATCAAACATTTCTTTAATTTAGAAACAGAAATTTTCCATGAGCAATCATAA
- a CDS encoding anthranilate synthase component I family protein encodes MKYTFKTNLKKLLADTTTPVSIYLRLRDVFPNSILLESSDYHSRDNNISYICCQSIAHIKLDKTQLEIAYPNEKITIKSKKEINLKEEVASFRKAFAVTNTTERNIISNGLFGYFTFDAIEHFEDIKLTTAPSPKLDIPHMQYHVYKYVIAIDHFRNELYVFEHLLNDEESELEKLQYLIQNKNFPEYTFRITGEESSNRTDEEHRELVKKVKEHIQRGDVFQIVPSRAFSTPFLGDEFNVYRALRSINPSPYLFYFDYGNFKLFGSSPEAQLTIKNGEATIYPIAGTFKRTGNMEEDIKLAEKLKNDPKESAEHVMLVDLARNDLSRHCNQVEVKSYKEAQYYSHVIHLVSKVSGKLKSDVNPFDVVGDTYPAGTLSGAPKHMALTLIDRYEGQQRSFYSGAIGYMGFNGDFNHAIMIRSFLSKQNLLNYQAGGGIVLDSDPEMELQEVNNKIAALRKALELAETL; translated from the coding sequence ATGAAATACACGTTTAAAACAAATCTCAAAAAATTGCTTGCTGATACGACGACTCCGGTTAGCATCTATCTTAGATTACGTGATGTCTTTCCAAATAGCATATTACTAGAAAGCTCTGACTATCATAGCAGGGATAATAACATCAGTTACATCTGTTGTCAGTCTATTGCACATATAAAATTAGATAAAACGCAATTAGAAATTGCCTATCCAAACGAAAAAATCACCATCAAGAGCAAGAAAGAGATCAATCTAAAGGAAGAGGTTGCTAGCTTCAGAAAAGCATTTGCTGTAACCAACACTACAGAACGAAATATCATTTCTAATGGTCTGTTCGGTTATTTCACATTTGATGCAATCGAACATTTCGAAGACATCAAATTAACCACAGCCCCAAGTCCAAAATTGGATATTCCGCATATGCAATATCATGTGTATAAATATGTGATAGCGATTGACCATTTCCGCAACGAACTCTATGTATTTGAACACTTATTAAATGACGAAGAATCAGAATTAGAAAAACTTCAATATTTAATCCAAAATAAAAACTTTCCAGAATATACATTTCGCATAACCGGTGAGGAATCTTCCAATCGAACGGATGAAGAACATCGGGAACTCGTAAAAAAAGTAAAAGAACATATTCAGCGAGGCGATGTCTTTCAAATTGTGCCTTCACGTGCCTTTTCTACGCCATTTCTAGGTGATGAGTTTAATGTATACCGTGCACTACGATCGATCAACCCTTCTCCCTACTTGTTCTACTTTGATTACGGTAATTTCAAGCTATTTGGTTCATCTCCTGAGGCACAGTTAACCATTAAAAATGGAGAAGCAACAATATACCCTATCGCTGGGACATTTAAACGTACAGGCAATATGGAGGAAGATATTAAGCTAGCAGAAAAACTTAAAAACGACCCTAAAGAATCTGCTGAGCATGTTATGTTAGTAGATCTAGCACGAAACGATTTAAGTAGACATTGTAATCAGGTAGAAGTAAAATCCTATAAAGAGGCTCAATACTACTCGCATGTCATTCATTTGGTATCGAAGGTATCAGGTAAATTAAAATCTGATGTTAATCCATTTGATGTTGTTGGAGACACCTATCCAGCCGGAACATTGAGTGGTGCACCTAAACATATGGCACTAACATTAATTGATAGATATGAAGGTCAGCAACGTTCATTTTACAGTGGAGCAATCGGATATATGGGCTTCAACGGTGACTTTAATCATGCCATTATGATTCGTTCCTTTTTAAGTAAGCAAAACTTACTAAATTATCAAGCTGGTGGCGGAATCGTGCTAGATTCAGACCCTGAAATGGAATTGCAGGAAGTAAATAATAAAATAGCCGCTTTGAGAAAAGCTTTAGAGTTAGCAGAAACGTTATGA
- the trmD gene encoding tRNA (guanosine(37)-N1)-methyltransferase TrmD has product MRFDIITVLPSLLDSPFAHSILQRAQKKGLAEIVVHNLRDYATNKQKSVDDYPYGGGSGMVMQIEPFASCIEKLLAERTYDEVIFMSPDGETLNQEIANNLSTKGNMMILCGHYKGIDQRIRDIYVTKEISVGDYVLSGGELPAAILTDAIIRLIPGVLSDETSALSDSFQDGLLDAPIYTRPADWKGHKVPDVLLSGHEAKIAEWRDEQQLKRTLERRPDLLND; this is encoded by the coding sequence ATGCGATTTGATATTATTACCGTACTTCCAAGCTTATTAGATAGCCCATTTGCTCATTCTATTTTACAGCGGGCACAAAAAAAAGGATTAGCAGAAATTGTTGTCCATAATTTACGTGATTATGCAACAAATAAGCAGAAAAGTGTTGATGACTATCCATATGGCGGAGGCTCAGGGATGGTCATGCAAATCGAACCCTTCGCTTCTTGCATAGAAAAACTACTAGCCGAGCGGACTTATGATGAGGTCATTTTTATGTCCCCTGATGGTGAGACGCTCAATCAAGAGATTGCTAATAATCTTTCCACAAAAGGGAATATGATGATTCTTTGTGGTCATTACAAAGGTATTGACCAACGCATAAGAGATATTTATGTTACAAAAGAAATTTCTGTTGGTGATTATGTACTGTCAGGAGGAGAATTACCTGCAGCAATTTTAACAGATGCTATCATACGGTTAATCCCTGGAGTTCTGTCTGACGAAACCTCCGCATTATCAGATTCTTTTCAAGATGGTCTACTTGATGCACCGATATATACACGCCCAGCGGATTGGAAAGGCCATAAAGTACCCGACGTCTTACTCAGTGGACACGAAGCTAAAATAGCGGAATGGAGAGATGAACAACAACTAAAACGCACCCTTGAAAGAAGACCCGATTTATTAAATGACTAA
- a CDS encoding ABC-F family ATP-binding cassette domain-containing protein: MINVNNISVSFGGTTLFSDVSFSINENDKIALMGKNGAGKSTLLKIIAGAGKATTGHVSGPKDAVIAYLPQHLLTQDNVTVFEETLKAFEEVYHMRDELEQLNEQLNVRTDYETDDYMKLIERVSELSEKFYSIEEVNYEAEVEKVLKGLGFERNDFTRQTSEFSGGWRMRIELAKILLKKPDLILLDEPTNHMDIESIQWLEDFLMNSAKAVIVISHDRAFVDNITNRTIEVTMGRIYDYKAKYSHYLELRRDRRLHQLKAYEEQQRFIADNQEFIDRFRGTYSKTLQVQSRVKMLEKLEVIEIDEVDTSALRLKFPPSPRSGQYPVMVEELTKKYGDHVVFQKADMVIERGEKVAFVGKNGEGKSTMIKAIMGEIEYEGSLKIGHNAKIGYFAQNQAALLDGELTVFDTIDQIAVGDVRVKIKDLLGAFMFSGDDTTKKVKVLSGGEKTRLAMIKLLLEPVNVLILDEPTNHLDMKTKDIIKDALQDFDGTLILVSHDRDFLDGLAHKVFEFGNKRVREHFTDIKGFLEYKKMNSLKDIEK; encoded by the coding sequence GTGATTAACGTAAATAATATTTCAGTTTCCTTTGGAGGAACAACTCTTTTTAGTGATGTTTCATTTTCAATTAATGAAAATGATAAAATCGCTCTAATGGGAAAGAACGGGGCAGGTAAATCAACATTGTTGAAAATTATTGCTGGTGCAGGAAAAGCCACTACAGGTCATGTCTCTGGACCAAAAGATGCTGTTATAGCCTACCTTCCGCAACATCTATTGACGCAAGATAATGTTACTGTTTTTGAAGAAACTTTAAAGGCATTTGAGGAGGTTTATCATATGCGTGATGAACTAGAACAGTTAAATGAACAGTTGAATGTCAGGACAGACTATGAAACGGATGATTACATGAAACTCATCGAACGGGTATCGGAATTAAGTGAAAAATTCTATTCTATAGAGGAAGTTAACTATGAAGCTGAGGTTGAAAAAGTATTAAAGGGTCTAGGTTTTGAGCGTAATGATTTTACACGTCAGACTTCCGAATTCTCTGGAGGATGGCGCATGCGTATTGAATTGGCAAAAATATTATTAAAAAAGCCTGATTTAATTTTATTGGATGAGCCAACTAACCACATGGATATTGAAAGTATTCAATGGTTAGAGGATTTTTTAATGAACTCAGCTAAAGCAGTGATTGTTATTTCACACGATAGAGCCTTTGTTGATAATATTACCAATCGGACGATAGAAGTAACGATGGGTCGTATTTACGACTATAAAGCTAAATACAGTCATTACCTAGAGCTTCGTAGAGATCGTCGCTTGCACCAGCTAAAAGCTTATGAAGAGCAGCAGCGATTTATTGCGGACAATCAAGAATTTATAGACCGTTTTAGGGGAACATATTCAAAAACACTACAGGTACAATCGCGTGTTAAGATGTTGGAAAAATTAGAAGTTATCGAAATTGATGAGGTTGATACATCAGCGTTGCGATTAAAATTTCCACCTTCTCCTCGCTCGGGTCAATATCCTGTGATGGTTGAGGAACTAACCAAGAAATATGGCGACCATGTTGTTTTTCAGAAAGCAGATATGGTCATTGAACGTGGTGAAAAGGTTGCTTTTGTTGGTAAAAATGGTGAAGGGAAGTCAACTATGATTAAAGCAATCATGGGAGAAATCGAGTATGAAGGGAGTTTGAAAATCGGTCATAATGCTAAGATTGGTTATTTCGCACAGAATCAGGCTGCGTTATTAGACGGTGAATTAACTGTTTTTGACACCATAGATCAAATTGCAGTTGGGGATGTCCGTGTGAAAATTAAGGACTTACTAGGTGCTTTTATGTTTAGTGGTGACGATACAACTAAAAAAGTGAAGGTCTTGTCAGGGGGAGAAAAAACACGTTTAGCCATGATAAAATTATTGTTGGAGCCTGTCAATGTTCTGATTCTCGATGAACCTACCAATCACTTGGACATGAAAACGAAGGACATTATAAAAGATGCTCTTCAAGATTTTGATGGGACATTGATTTTAGTATCCCATGATCGTGACTTCTTGGATGGTCTAGCGCACAAAGTATTTGAATTTGGAAATAAACGTGTTCGTGAGCATTTTACAGATATTAAAGGATTTCTTGAATATAAGAAAATGAATAGTTTGAAAGATATAGAAAAGTAA
- a CDS encoding single-stranded DNA-binding protein: MSTLRNKVQLIGHLGGDPIIKTSNSGTKVSTLRLATKDLFKNKAGEWVDETQWHTLVVWGNLNNIIEKHCQKGSQILVEGKLTYREFEDSINGKRTLTEIKVENIIVMSKSKSSKGNTTVNSEDTIEEDLPF, from the coding sequence ATGAGTACATTAAGAAACAAAGTTCAGTTAATTGGTCATTTAGGTGGGGATCCCATTATCAAAACAAGTAATAGCGGAACCAAGGTATCTACGCTGAGACTAGCAACCAAAGATTTATTTAAGAACAAAGCCGGAGAGTGGGTGGACGAAACCCAATGGCACACCCTAGTTGTATGGGGCAACCTCAATAATATCATTGAGAAACATTGCCAAAAGGGATCACAGATATTAGTAGAAGGAAAACTAACTTACCGCGAATTTGAGGATAGTATTAACGGCAAGAGAACACTAACTGAGATTAAAGTTGAAAACATTATTGTGATGAGCAAGTCTAAATCAAGTAAAGGAAACACTACTGTTAATTCTGAAGATACGATAGAAGAAGATTTACCTTTCTAG
- a CDS encoding DUF4833 domain-containing protein → MKNLINSIYLLFCTAISSFAQEGYPTPAINPKFLFYIQHSEGHNTYVYEANMIDKLNFDNKNPIKNYRILYDKNGEIRPLTGIQQKFAYGIKSKELENNTFEIKIVSYANQPLYLKIDKTGKPYVETVVNGHKLNLQRIFIKQKEGTSGLGTQVEYLLFYGTDHYGKKVHEKLIP, encoded by the coding sequence ATGAAGAATCTGATCAACTCTATATACTTGCTATTTTGCACAGCAATAAGCAGCTTTGCACAAGAAGGTTATCCAACACCAGCAATCAATCCAAAATTTCTTTTCTATATTCAGCATAGTGAAGGTCATAACACTTATGTTTATGAAGCTAACATGATTGATAAATTAAATTTTGACAATAAAAATCCGATTAAAAACTACCGTATTTTATATGATAAAAATGGAGAAATTAGACCCCTGACAGGTATCCAACAAAAATTTGCATATGGTATTAAATCAAAAGAATTGGAAAACAATACCTTTGAAATCAAAATTGTGTCTTATGCCAATCAACCACTATACCTCAAAATTGACAAAACAGGTAAGCCCTATGTAGAAACTGTAGTCAATGGGCACAAGCTTAATCTTCAAAGGATATTCATCAAACAGAAAGAGGGAACTTCCGGATTAGGAACTCAAGTAGAATATCTCCTATTCTATGGCACTGACCACTATGGCAAAAAAGTTCATGAAAAATTAATCCCATAG